One region of Termitidicoccus mucosus genomic DNA includes:
- a CDS encoding TonB family protein: protein MPAPVIAWSRLDFTPRAPKAPTEQQRQAMMAINRATGISEDIPQTLPMPPQIDCIPLSEDEKTALQKKIGGSFDTMRRLKEHVPPKVRPPVYPFAVAKRNENGTVDLIVRVSTNGKIYPTLVVSATSQELVEAVVVAMRRWEPKPSTEGYYRIQFDFTIKDSTSRMVEWK, encoded by the coding sequence ATGCCTGCGCCTGTTATAGCATGGAGTCGGTTGGATTTCACACCGCGCGCACCCAAGGCACCGACCGAGCAACAACGCCAGGCGATGATGGCGATAAACCGCGCGACGGGGATTTCCGAGGATATCCCTCAAACACTACCAATGCCGCCTCAAATAGATTGCATCCCACTAAGCGAGGACGAAAAAACTGCGCTTCAAAAGAAAATCGGCGGTAGCTTCGATACCATGCGAAGGCTGAAAGAGCATGTGCCACCCAAGGTCCGTCCGCCAGTGTATCCATTCGCGGTTGCGAAACGAAATGAAAATGGCACGGTGGACCTGATCGTTAGAGTTTCGACCAATGGAAAAATCTATCCGACACTGGTCGTTAGCGCGACCAGCCAGGAACTGGTGGAAGCGGTGGTGGTCGCGATGCGCCGATGGGAACCAAAGCCAAGCACCGAAGGTTATTACAGGATACAATTTGATTTCACTATTAAAGATTCAACTTCGCGCATGGTTGAGTGGAAGTAA
- a CDS encoding secondary thiamine-phosphate synthase enzyme YjbQ, with product MKSYRKELWFEIPRRRGLVNITPEVSAALKESGVREGLCLVNAMHITASVFINDDEPGLHADFERWLEKLAPEKPYSHYAHNGAEDNADAHLKRTIMGREVVVAVTGGKLDFGPWEQIFYYELDGLRRKRALVKIIGE from the coding sequence ATGAAATCCTACCGCAAGGAGCTTTGGTTTGAAATCCCGCGGCGGCGCGGGCTGGTCAACATCACGCCGGAGGTTTCGGCGGCATTGAAGGAAAGCGGCGTCCGCGAGGGTCTTTGCCTCGTCAACGCGATGCACATCACGGCGAGCGTGTTCATCAACGACGACGAGCCGGGCCTGCACGCCGACTTCGAGCGATGGTTGGAAAAACTCGCGCCGGAAAAACCGTATTCGCACTACGCGCACAACGGCGCCGAGGACAACGCCGACGCTCACTTGAAGCGCACGATCATGGGCCGCGAGGTCGTCGTGGCCGTGACCGGCGGCAAGCTCGATTTCGGCCCGTGGGAGCAGATTTTTTATTACGAACTCGACGGCCTGCGCAGAAAGCGCGCGCTGGTCAAAATCATCGGCGAATAG
- the nifJ gene encoding pyruvate:ferredoxin (flavodoxin) oxidoreductase, with the protein MKNSTTAHGATIDANEAVASVAYRMTEVFAIYPITPSTPMAEVIDEWAVAKKNNLFGHVPEIVEMQSEAGAAGAVHGALQGGALSSTFTASQGLLLMIPNMYKIAGELTPCVFHVTARTLATHALSIFGDHSDVMACRQTGWIMLASNSPQQAQDMAAIAHSTTLRARIPVLHFFDGFRTSHEINTVKRLDDAALNSLLDPAALAAHRARGLTPDHPAIRGTAQNPDVFFQAREACNPYYNAVPAIMQEEMDKFAQLTGRAYSLVSYEGAPDADRVVVIMGSGAETTIETAKWLNTKGQKTGVLSVHLYRPFPVEAFIKALPKTVRQIAVLDRTKEPGAFGDPLFLDVATAVRVAEDADHFGANTRVKIVGGRYGLSSKEYTPAHAAAVFEELSQTKPRHSFTVGINDDVTGLSLSVDESIDIEDTTGALTRAVFFGLGADGTVGANKNTIKIIGTEAGKYAQGYFVYDSKKSGGFTVSHLRFGDHPIRAPYLIRNADFVACHQFHLLDTQPVLSHAATGANLLINAPGDPETLWERLSAETQAEILAKKLRVYAIDAGAVARAAGLGGRINTIMQVCFFKLSKVMPLDQAITSIKGAIKKSYSNKGEAVVAKNIAGVDSALASLKEVKIPAATSSTIHRQPPVPTDAPDFVRNVTGVILAGLGDQLPVSAFTPDGTWPTATARYEKRNLAARIPVWDSALCIQCNKCVQVCPHAAIRAKFYDPALLAGAPATFKSVPFRSTEFKGQHYTLQVAAEDCTGCELCVASCPTKSKADPNRRAINMEPQIPLRDQERDNFNFFLSLPQVDRTKFKGDTPKNVQFFEPLFEFSGACAGCGETPYIKLLTQLFGDRAVIANATGCSSIYGGNLPTTPYTVNAEGRGPAWANSLFEDNAEFGLGMRLSLDNAASRARRLLGQLADKAGADLAGAILGADQSNDLAIAEQRARVAALREKLAGIDDPAARELATVADHLVNKTVWILGGDGWAYDIGYGGLDHVIASGRNVNIMVLDTEVYSNTGGQCSKSTPLGAAAKFAAAGKASGKKDLGMLAMTYGNVYVARVALGARDAQTLNAIREAESYPGPSLIIAYSHCIAHGFNLTQGMDHQKLAVDTGYWPLYRFDPRRVAKGENPLVLDSAAPKTELSKLTRSENRYAQIARRNPELVERYEIAAQAGVNERYQTYKKLAEKWPAPEASPAAPAPAPEPAAKA; encoded by the coding sequence ATGAAAAATTCCACCACCGCCCACGGCGCCACGATCGACGCCAACGAAGCTGTCGCCTCCGTCGCCTATCGCATGACCGAGGTCTTCGCCATCTATCCCATCACGCCCTCGACTCCGATGGCTGAGGTTATTGATGAATGGGCGGTTGCGAAGAAAAACAACCTCTTCGGCCACGTCCCCGAGATCGTCGAGATGCAGTCCGAGGCCGGCGCCGCCGGCGCCGTCCACGGCGCCCTTCAGGGTGGTGCGCTTTCCAGCACTTTCACCGCCTCGCAAGGCCTGCTCCTGATGATCCCCAACATGTATAAGATCGCCGGCGAGCTCACCCCCTGCGTCTTCCACGTCACCGCCCGCACCCTCGCCACGCACGCGCTTTCCATCTTCGGCGACCACTCCGACGTCATGGCCTGCCGCCAGACCGGCTGGATCATGCTCGCGTCCAACTCCCCGCAGCAGGCCCAGGACATGGCCGCCATCGCGCACTCCACGACCCTCCGCGCGCGCATCCCGGTGCTCCACTTCTTCGACGGCTTCCGCACCTCGCACGAAATCAACACCGTCAAGCGCCTCGACGACGCCGCGCTCAATTCCCTGCTCGACCCCGCCGCCCTCGCCGCCCACCGCGCCCGCGGCCTCACCCCCGACCACCCCGCCATTCGCGGCACCGCGCAGAACCCCGACGTCTTTTTCCAGGCCCGCGAAGCCTGCAACCCCTACTACAACGCCGTCCCCGCCATCATGCAGGAGGAGATGGACAAGTTCGCCCAACTCACCGGCCGCGCCTACAGCCTCGTCAGCTACGAAGGTGCGCCCGACGCCGACCGCGTCGTCGTCATCATGGGCTCCGGGGCCGAGACCACCATCGAGACCGCCAAATGGCTCAACACCAAAGGCCAGAAAACCGGCGTCCTCTCCGTCCATCTCTACCGTCCCTTCCCCGTCGAAGCCTTCATCAAGGCCCTTCCGAAGACCGTCCGCCAGATCGCCGTCCTCGACCGCACCAAGGAGCCCGGCGCCTTCGGCGACCCGCTCTTCCTCGATGTCGCCACCGCCGTCCGCGTGGCCGAGGACGCCGACCACTTCGGTGCCAACACCCGCGTGAAAATCGTCGGAGGCCGCTACGGCCTCTCCTCGAAGGAATACACGCCCGCGCACGCCGCCGCCGTCTTCGAGGAACTCAGTCAAACCAAGCCCCGCCACTCCTTCACCGTCGGCATCAACGACGACGTCACCGGCCTCTCCCTCTCCGTCGATGAAAGCATCGACATCGAGGACACCACCGGCGCGCTCACCCGCGCCGTCTTCTTCGGCCTCGGGGCCGACGGCACCGTCGGGGCCAACAAGAACACCATCAAGATCATCGGCACCGAGGCGGGCAAATACGCCCAAGGCTATTTCGTTTACGACTCGAAAAAATCCGGTGGTTTCACCGTCTCGCACCTTCGTTTCGGCGACCATCCCATCCGCGCGCCCTACCTCATCCGCAACGCCGACTTCGTCGCCTGCCACCAGTTCCACCTCCTCGACACCCAGCCCGTCCTCTCGCACGCCGCCACCGGCGCCAATCTCCTCATCAATGCCCCCGGCGATCCCGAGACCCTTTGGGAACGCCTCTCGGCCGAGACCCAGGCCGAGATCCTTGCGAAAAAGCTCCGCGTTTACGCCATCGACGCCGGGGCCGTGGCCCGCGCCGCCGGGCTCGGCGGCCGCATCAACACCATCATGCAGGTCTGCTTCTTCAAGCTCAGCAAGGTCATGCCGCTTGACCAGGCCATCACCAGCATCAAGGGCGCCATCAAAAAATCCTATTCCAACAAAGGCGAGGCCGTCGTGGCCAAAAACATCGCCGGCGTGGACAGCGCCCTCGCCTCTCTGAAGGAAGTCAAGATCCCCGCCGCCACCAGTTCCACGATTCACCGCCAGCCGCCGGTCCCGACCGACGCCCCCGATTTCGTGCGCAACGTCACCGGCGTCATCCTCGCCGGCCTCGGCGACCAGCTCCCCGTTTCCGCCTTCACGCCCGACGGCACCTGGCCCACCGCCACCGCCCGCTACGAGAAGCGCAACCTCGCCGCCCGCATCCCGGTTTGGGACTCGGCGCTCTGCATCCAGTGCAACAAGTGCGTGCAAGTCTGCCCGCACGCCGCCATCCGCGCGAAATTCTACGATCCCGCGCTGCTCGCCGGCGCGCCCGCCACCTTCAAATCGGTGCCCTTCCGCTCCACCGAGTTCAAGGGCCAGCACTACACCCTCCAAGTCGCCGCCGAGGACTGCACCGGCTGCGAACTCTGCGTCGCCTCCTGCCCCACCAAGAGCAAGGCCGATCCGAACCGCCGCGCCATCAACATGGAGCCGCAGATCCCGCTCCGCGACCAGGAGCGCGACAACTTCAACTTCTTCCTCTCCCTCCCGCAGGTTGACCGCACCAAGTTCAAGGGCGACACCCCGAAGAACGTCCAGTTCTTCGAGCCCCTCTTCGAATTCTCCGGCGCCTGCGCCGGCTGCGGCGAGACGCCCTACATCAAGCTCCTCACCCAGCTCTTCGGCGACCGCGCCGTCATCGCCAACGCCACCGGCTGCTCCTCCATCTACGGCGGCAACCTCCCGACCACGCCCTACACCGTCAACGCCGAGGGCCGCGGACCCGCCTGGGCCAACTCGCTCTTCGAGGACAACGCCGAGTTCGGCCTCGGCATGCGCCTCAGCCTCGACAACGCCGCCTCCCGCGCCCGCCGCCTCCTCGGCCAGCTCGCGGACAAAGCTGGCGCCGATCTCGCCGGCGCGATCCTCGGGGCCGACCAGTCCAACGACCTCGCCATCGCCGAGCAACGCGCCCGCGTCGCCGCGCTGCGCGAAAAACTCGCCGGCATCGACGACCCCGCCGCCCGCGAACTCGCGACCGTGGCCGACCACCTCGTCAACAAGACCGTCTGGATACTCGGCGGCGACGGCTGGGCCTACGACATCGGCTACGGCGGCCTCGACCACGTCATCGCCTCCGGCCGCAACGTGAACATCATGGTGCTCGACACTGAAGTCTATTCCAACACCGGCGGCCAGTGCTCGAAATCCACCCCGCTCGGCGCCGCCGCCAAGTTTGCCGCCGCCGGCAAAGCCAGCGGCAAGAAGGACCTCGGCATGCTCGCGATGACCTACGGCAACGTTTACGTCGCCCGTGTCGCCCTCGGCGCCCGCGACGCCCAGACCCTCAACGCCATCCGCGAGGCCGAGAGCTATCCCGGCCCCTCGCTCATCATCGCCTACTCGCACTGCATCGCGCACGGCTTCAACCTCACCCAGGGCATGGATCACCAGAAACTCGCGGTGGACACCGGCTACTGGCCCCTTTACCGCTTCGATCCGCGCCGCGTGGCCAAGGGCGAGAATCCGCTCGTGCTCGATTCGGCCGCGCCGAAGACGGAGCTCTCGAAACTCACCCGCTCGGAAAACCGCTACGCGCAAATCGCGCGCCGCAATCCCGAGTTGGTGGAACGCTACGAGATCGCCGCGCAAGCCGGGGTCAACGAACGCTACCAGACCTACAAGAAGCTGGCCGAGAAGTGGCCCGCGCCCGAAGCGTCGCCCGCCGCGCCCGCGCCGGCCCCCGAGCCCGCCGCGAAAGCATAA
- the msrB gene encoding peptide-methionine (R)-S-oxide reductase MsrB, which produces MLAVAIPAAVLAIVLLGAACNNARSASSPSAGQPAATGSALSAKPSTPMSDKIEKTDAEWRAELTPMQYFVLRQRGTERPGAGEYLDNHARGIYVCAGCGLELFSSNAKYDSHCGWPSFYEAVSDKNIVKSSDTSHGMVRTEITCPRCGGHFGHVFDDGPPPTGLRYCMNSAAMKFIPAAEVDAWRKAREKK; this is translated from the coding sequence ATGCTGGCGGTGGCAATTCCGGCGGCGGTGCTTGCGATTGTTTTGTTGGGCGCGGCCTGCAACAATGCCCGTTCCGCGTCCAGTCCGTCCGCCGGCCAGCCAGCCGCGACGGGCTCCGCCCTTTCCGCCAAACCTTCCACTCCCATGTCCGACAAAATCGAAAAAACGGATGCCGAATGGCGCGCCGAACTCACCCCGATGCAATACTTCGTGCTGCGCCAGCGCGGCACCGAACGCCCGGGCGCCGGCGAGTATCTGGACAACCACGCCCGCGGCATCTACGTGTGCGCGGGTTGCGGGCTGGAGTTGTTTTCATCCAACGCGAAATACGACTCGCACTGCGGCTGGCCGAGTTTCTACGAGGCGGTTTCCGACAAAAACATCGTCAAATCGAGCGACACCAGCCACGGAATGGTTCGCACCGAAATCACCTGCCCGCGCTGCGGCGGGCACTTCGGGCATGTGTTTGACGACGGCCCGCCGCCCACCGGCCTGCGCTATTGCATGAACTCGGCCGCGATGAAATTCATCCCCGCCGCCGAGGTGGATGCGTGGCGGAAGGCGCGGGAGAAAAAGTAA
- a CDS encoding GTP-binding protein, whose protein sequence is MSSSDNSSAALAPIPVTVLTGFLGAGKTTLLNRILTGQHGKKIAVIENEFGEVGVDNQLVIQGEEELFEMNNGCICCSVRGDLIRILGRLLKRKDRLDGILIETTGLADPGPVAQTFFTDDEMRAAYRIDAIVTIVDVRHIVQHLDDSPEVKKQIAFADVLILNKTDLVTPAELDALEARVRRMNAAAKIHRATNAGVPLAAVLDVGGFQLSRATDELLRTKGGDIYRMKGVLSVKGVNKRLVFQGVHMLFDTKLDREWGGDPRTNTLVFIGKNLDRAALNEAFKACLV, encoded by the coding sequence ATGAGCTCCTCCGACAATTCCTCCGCCGCCCTCGCCCCCATCCCCGTCACCGTCCTCACCGGGTTCCTCGGCGCAGGCAAAACCACGCTCCTCAACCGCATCCTCACCGGGCAGCACGGCAAAAAAATCGCCGTCATCGAAAACGAATTCGGCGAGGTCGGCGTGGACAACCAGCTCGTCATCCAGGGAGAGGAGGAACTGTTCGAGATGAACAACGGCTGCATCTGCTGCTCCGTGCGTGGCGACCTCATCCGCATCCTCGGCCGCCTCCTGAAACGCAAGGACCGGCTCGACGGCATCCTCATCGAGACCACCGGGCTCGCCGATCCCGGCCCCGTCGCGCAAACCTTCTTCACCGACGACGAGATGCGCGCCGCCTACCGCATTGATGCCATCGTCACCATTGTCGATGTCAGGCACATCGTCCAGCACCTCGACGACTCGCCTGAGGTGAAAAAACAAATCGCCTTCGCCGACGTCCTCATCCTCAACAAAACCGACCTCGTCACCCCCGCCGAGCTCGACGCCCTCGAAGCCCGCGTGCGCCGCATGAACGCCGCCGCGAAAATCCACCGCGCCACCAACGCCGGCGTCCCCCTCGCCGCCGTCCTCGACGTCGGCGGCTTCCAGCTCAGCCGCGCCACCGACGAGCTTCTCCGCACCAAGGGCGGTGACATTTACCGCATGAAAGGCGTGCTCAGCGTGAAAGGCGTGAACAAGCGCCTCGTCTTCCAAGGCGTGCACATGCTCTTCGACACCAAGCTCGACCGCGAATGGGGCGGCGACCCGCGGACCAACACGCTGGTTTTCATCGGCAAGAACCTCGACCGCGCCGCCCTGAACGAAGCCTTCAAGGCCTGCCTGGTTTGA
- a CDS encoding type II toxin-antitoxin system RelE family toxin, whose product MYQVTFSEQAMHELNRLDKFLQLEVILPISSLKSSDLANPREPLGRFNRNGQTLYRLRAGDFRFYFEQHGETLHTLYILHKNSLEDFLLRNKLPVTENQLVEQHSKFWKYLETLTK is encoded by the coding sequence ATGTATCAAGTCACCTTTTCCGAACAGGCGATGCACGAGCTCAACAGGCTCGACAAATTCCTCCAGCTCGAGGTCATCCTGCCCATCAGCAGCCTGAAATCCTCCGACCTGGCCAACCCGCGCGAACCGCTCGGCCGCTTCAACCGCAACGGCCAGACGCTCTACCGCCTGCGCGCCGGCGATTTCCGCTTCTACTTCGAGCAGCACGGCGAGACGCTCCACACCCTTTACATCCTGCACAAGAACTCCCTCGAGGATTTCCTTCTCCGCAACAAACTCCCCGTGACGGAAAATCAGCTCGTCGAGCAACACTCGAAATTCTGGAAATACCTCGAAACACTCACGAAGTAA
- the pssA gene encoding CDP-diacylglycerol--serine O-phosphatidyltransferase, whose amino-acid sequence MAKPDPREDPYTVTQASRIYILPNLMTAGNLLCGFMSLICCIQAQLAESALDGLYEGGSMFDYYRRAVYFILGAALFDSLDGRLARMGGRESLFGAEFDSLADVISFGIAPAMMMSFFILSPSQAPGFEWSLNIGWGVGFIYLLCAAMRLARFNVITNPLLHRGAKESNKDFIGLPVPAAAATVAATVLFLIEMAEDERHLNYWALVLPPLMLLIALLMMSTVRFPSGKNIGMQTRARLSTFAFLLALLAIIFFYKEIGFLCICIGYLFFGLCRHWRRRPALRAETTVRTAAENAASKSANNPPNNSE is encoded by the coding sequence ATGGCAAAACCCGACCCGCGCGAAGATCCCTACACCGTCACTCAAGCCAGCCGGATTTACATCCTGCCGAACTTGATGACCGCGGGAAATCTGCTCTGCGGTTTCATGTCGCTCATCTGCTGCATCCAGGCGCAGCTCGCCGAGTCCGCGCTCGACGGCCTTTACGAAGGCGGCTCGATGTTCGACTATTACCGCCGCGCGGTTTACTTCATCCTCGGCGCGGCGCTTTTCGACTCGCTCGACGGCCGGCTCGCGCGCATGGGCGGGCGCGAATCGCTCTTCGGCGCGGAATTCGATTCGCTCGCGGACGTGATCTCGTTCGGCATCGCCCCGGCGATGATGATGTCGTTCTTCATCCTCTCGCCCTCGCAGGCGCCCGGCTTCGAGTGGTCGCTCAACATCGGCTGGGGCGTCGGCTTCATCTACCTGCTTTGCGCGGCGATGCGGCTGGCGCGCTTCAACGTCATCACCAACCCCCTCCTGCACCGCGGCGCCAAGGAATCCAACAAGGACTTCATCGGCCTGCCCGTGCCCGCCGCCGCCGCGACCGTCGCGGCCACGGTGCTGTTCCTCATTGAGATGGCCGAGGACGAACGCCACCTCAATTACTGGGCGCTGGTGCTCCCGCCCCTCATGCTGCTCATCGCATTGCTCATGATGAGCACGGTGCGCTTCCCAAGCGGAAAAAACATCGGCATGCAGACGCGCGCCCGCCTCAGCACCTTTGCGTTTCTGCTGGCATTGCTGGCTATCATATTCTTTTACAAGGAAATAGGATTCCTATGCATCTGCATCGGCTACCTTTTCTTCGGGCTTTGCCGCCACTGGCGCCGGCGTCCCGCGCTTCGGGCCGAGACGACCGTGCGGACGGCGGCTGAAAACGCTGCGAGCAAGTCCGCCAACAACCCGCCCAACAACTCCGAATAA
- the dnaN gene encoding DNA polymerase III subunit beta, which translates to MKFKINRDHFSNGLAQVLNVVGSKATMPILSNVLIEADKDSISLTTTNLDLGIRCKVKAEVKEPGAVTLPVKRLATIVKELPSTDVTFDASPTHQIKLTSGGSTFRIMGIGREEFPPLPEFGEEKSFTLEQGELVSMLKSVAYAQSTDETRFILNGVYFNFNDGKLSLVATDGRRLALMSKEMEVPAESAGNIILPAKTVGELLRMLDKGEKLKVSFNDRRAAFQINVDKDSAGFVDSVYLYSKVVEGNYPNYNQVIPKETHQRIKLERELFAQCVHRAALVCSEKSNSVKIKLSSNLLEITAQSPDFGEAHESMAIAYSGPELQVGFNPQFLLDPLRALSKDEIFFEVKDEVSPGVFKTLESFICVVMPVRLS; encoded by the coding sequence ATGAAATTCAAAATCAATCGCGACCACTTCAGCAACGGGCTTGCCCAAGTCCTCAACGTCGTTGGCTCGAAAGCCACGATGCCCATCTTGAGCAATGTGTTGATTGAGGCCGACAAGGACTCCATTTCGCTCACCACCACGAACCTCGATCTCGGGATCCGATGCAAGGTGAAGGCCGAGGTGAAGGAGCCCGGCGCGGTCACGCTGCCGGTCAAGCGTCTCGCCACCATCGTCAAGGAACTGCCCAGCACCGATGTGACCTTCGACGCATCGCCCACACACCAGATCAAACTCACCTCCGGCGGCTCCACCTTCCGCATCATGGGCATCGGCCGCGAGGAGTTTCCGCCGCTGCCGGAATTTGGCGAAGAGAAATCCTTCACCCTCGAACAAGGCGAGCTCGTCTCCATGCTCAAGAGCGTCGCCTACGCGCAGTCCACCGACGAGACCCGCTTCATCCTCAACGGCGTGTATTTTAATTTCAATGACGGCAAACTCTCGCTTGTCGCCACCGACGGCCGCCGCCTCGCGCTCATGAGCAAGGAAATGGAAGTCCCCGCCGAGAGCGCCGGAAACATCATTCTCCCCGCCAAGACCGTGGGCGAGCTCCTGCGCATGCTCGACAAGGGCGAAAAGCTCAAGGTGTCCTTCAACGACCGCCGCGCCGCCTTCCAGATCAACGTGGACAAGGACAGCGCCGGTTTCGTGGACAGCGTTTACCTCTACTCGAAAGTCGTCGAGGGCAACTACCCGAACTACAATCAGGTCATCCCGAAGGAAACGCACCAGCGCATCAAGCTCGAGCGCGAGCTTTTTGCCCAATGCGTGCACCGCGCCGCGCTCGTGTGCAGCGAGAAATCCAACTCGGTCAAAATCAAGCTTTCCAGCAACCTGCTCGAAATCACCGCGCAGAGTCCCGATTTCGGCGAGGCGCACGAATCGATGGCCATCGCCTACAGCGGTCCGGAGCTTCAAGTCGGCTTCAACCCGCAATTCCTCCTCGACCCGCTCCGCGCGCTTTCGAAGGACGAGATTTTCTTCGAGGTGAAGGACGAGGTGAGCCCCGGCGTGTTCAAGACGCTGGAAAGCTTCATCTGCGTCGTGATGCCGGTGCGTCTGAGTTGA